A stretch of DNA from Brevibacterium ihuae:
AGTCGAGGGCGTATCGGACGACGGCACCCGCGAGTCCGCGCCCGCCCCAGGCGGGCAGGGTCTCGGTGTGCGGGAACAGGCGCTGCTCGCCCCGGTCGCGGTATGCCGCGAGGCTCACCCGGGTGTCGCCGTGCCAGGCGGCGAACTCCGAGGCCTCGGTGCTGTGGCGGAGCTCGAAGGTCTCGCCGTCGATCTCGATGGTGCGGGCGTCCTGGCTCATGAGTCCTCCTCGATGCGGAATCGACGCCCGCGGCGCTGACCGGGCCCTCGGCGGGCCGCGCGCCGCGGCTGACCGGATCAACGCCGAGGTGCGCGGCGGTATTCCGGATGCCGCCGGGCCGGGCGCCGGCCGCCCCGGCGGTTCCTGGTGACCAGGGGGCGGAGCGCAACGCAGTTCCGGTCGCCGTTCCCGGTCCTGAGGCCGACAGCGCAACGGAAACTGCACTGGCCGACGGAAACCTCGACAGGATCCGTCGGCCACCGCAGTTTCCGTCGTCGTCTCACGTCCGAGCGAGCTGGGGTGGCCGCGTCGGAGGGGGCGTCCGCTGCGGAAGGGGAGTCCGCGGCCACGGCGGAGGGGGAGTTCGCCTCCGCCGCGGAAGGGGAGCTCGCAGCCGCGGCGCCGTCCGAGGGCGCCAGTACAGTGGGGTGCAGACGGCGCACCCGTGGACTACGTCTGCGGACCGCACGATGATCCGCGTGCGGCGATTCGCGCCCATCCGGTCGAGGAGGACTTCATGAGGATTCTGGACGAGAACACCGTCACCGCGGCGCTCGACTACGCCGGAGCGATCGAGGCGCTACGCACCGCGCTCACCTCGGACTTCGATCCCGCCGACGACGCCACCCGGCTGTCGGCCCCGCTGAGTCGGGGCGAGTTCCTCTTCATGCCCGCGGAGATCGGCGCCTACGCCGCGGTCAAGGTCCTCACCGTGACCCCGGACAACCCCGCGGCGGGCCACCCGCGGATCCAGGGCAGCTGCCTGCTCCTCGATTCGCGGACCCACTGCACGCTCGCGATCCTCGACGGCCCGGCGATCACCAACCTGCGGACCCCGGCGGTGTCGCTGGCCGGAGTGTCCGACGCGCTCACCGCGCGGTTCCCCGACGGTGTCCGGATGACCGTGTTCGGCGCTGGGGTGCAGGGTCTCCTCCATGTCCACGCGGCGCGCGCCGTCGTCCCGGTGAAGGAGGCGACCGTGGTCGTCCGCTCCGCCGGGCGCGGGGCCGACTTCCTCCGCGGTCTCGCCGCCCTCGGGATCCCCGGGACCGAGGTCGTCGGCGCCGACGACTCGGGTGCCGACTCCGCCGACCTCACCGCGGCGCTCGCGGCCTCCGACCTCGTCGTCACAGCGACCTCGGCCGCTGAGCCGCTGTTCGACGACGCGGCGATCCGCGACGACGCCGTCGTCATCGCCATGGGCTCCCACAGCCCCGAGGCGCGCGAACTGCCCGCGGCTCTGCTCGGCCGCAGCACGGTGATCGTCGAGAGCCGACACACGGCGCTCGACGAATGCGGCGACGTCGTCCTCGCGATCGCCGACGGCGCTCTCACCATCGAGGACACCGTGACCTTCAAGGAGGTCGTCACGAGCGGCGGCGCCGTCCTCGCAGGCGACCGCCCCGTGGTGTTCAAGACCTCGGGCATGTCGTGGGAGGACCTCGTCGTGTCCACCGCGGTCTACGAGAAGGCGTCGTGACCGGCCTCGTGCCGCAGGTGGCCGGCGCCGCCGATGTCGACGACCTCGTCGCGCTCATCGAGTCGGCGTACCGGGGCGACGCCTCGCGCGCCGGCTGGACCACCGAGGCCGACCTGCTCGACGGCCAGCGCACCGACGCGGACATGGTCGCCGAGATGATGGCCCTGCCCGGCAGCGTCGTGCTCCTGCTCCGGGACGAGGCGGGCGCCGCGCTCGCCACCGTCAACCTCCGCGACCTCGCCGGCGGCACGGTGTACTTCGGCTCCTTCGCGGTGTCACCGCGCGGGCAGGGGCGCGGGGTGGGCAGTGCGCTCATGGACGCCGCCGAGGCCTTCGCCCGCGATCGCTTCGCCGCCGAGCGGATGCGGATGACCGTCATCGATCAGCGCGCCGAGCTCATCGCCTTCTACGAGCGCCGCGGCTACGTGCGGACCGGCGAGCGCGAGCCCTTCCCGTACGGCGATGTGCGGTTCGGCGAACCGCGCACCGATGATCTCGAGTTCGTCGTCCTCGTCAAGGAGTTCGATCCGCAGGCGGTGTGAGCGCGACCCGCAGACGGTAGGAGCCCGACCCGCAGGCTGGCTGAGCTCGATCCGCAGGCCGGCTGAGATCGACCCGCGCGCGGCGTGACGCCGCCCCGCCTCAGAACAGCATCGCGGGGACGACGAGGCCGCCGACGAGGAGGACCGGCCCGACGACGACCATCGACAGGCCGAACCGCAGCAGGATCCGCGTGAGCCGCTCCTTGTCCTCCCCGGGCGCCGTGGCGACCACCGTGGCACCGAGGGTGGAGAATGGGGACACGTCGACGACCGCGGAGCAGATGCCGAGCGCGGTGATGAGCGCCCAGCCCGGCAGGCTGCCGTCGGCGACGAGCGGGAGCGCGAGCGGCACGAGTGCGGCGAGGATCCCGGTCGTCGAGGCGAACGCGGACACGAGACCGCCGACCGCGCAGAGGACGAGCGCGGCGATGATCGGCGATCCGATGGCCTTCGCTCCCTCGCCGAGCAGATCGACCGCTCCCATCGTCTCGAGGACGCCGACGAACATGATGATGCCGCCGACGAGCAGCACGGTCGACCAGTCGATCTTGCCGACGGCGTTCTTCCCCGTACCCGGGTCGACGACGGTGAGTAGCGCGGCGAACGCGAAGCACAGCAGACCGATGTCGGGTTCGAGGCCGAAGGCGGCGATGGCGACGACGGCCGCGATGAGCCCGATCATGCAGATCACGGTGAGGATCTGGATCGGGGTGAACGGGGGCAGCGGTGCGTCGTGGTCGTCCGCATGGGCGGCATCGAAGGCCGCATCGTCCTCGTCGCCCTCGCCGAACGCGATCCCCGCGGTCGAGGCCGAGCCCCGTCGGAGCGCGGTCTCGCGCTCGAACGGATGGTTGCCGGGCGGGCCGCTGATCGGCGCGAGATCGGGCACGTCGAGCCGATCCGCGGATCCGTTGCCGCGGCCGCGGCGGGAGAAGAACCCGCGGCCGAACATCGCATAGGCGGCGAGGAGCAGAATCAGGTAGACGAGGACGGTGATCCCGAACAGGAGCAGGGGGTTGAGGCCGATCCCGGCGTCGTGGGCGGTGCCGTAGGTGACGATGCCGTAGAGGCTCGTCGGAGCGAACCCGCCGGCGCCGATGCCGAAGCAGATCGACAGGCCCATGAGGGCGTAGTCGACGCCGTAGCGGCGGGCGACCTGCATGCCCACCGGCATCATGACGAGCCCGGCCAGGGGAGCGCCCATCGCGGCGATCCCGGAGGTGAGGACGAAGAACACGACCGGGATGAGCGCGGCCTTCGACCCGATGCGGCTGAGCGCCGCGTCGATGATGCGGTCGACCGTCCCGTTCGTCTGCGCGATCGCGAAGAAGTACGTGACGCCGACGAGGAGCACCATGATCGACAGCGGGAACCCGGCGACGACCTCGTCCATCGGAAGGTCGGTGAGGAGGAGCGCGGTGCCGGCGGCGCCCGCGACCATGAGGACGCCGATGTGGACCCCGCGGATCGCGCCGAGCGCGAACAGGGCGATGAAGATGACGATGGCGGCGATCTGTGCGAGCACTCGGGCCTCCGGATGACGACTCGACGATGAGCTGACTCCTCGACGCTACACCCCGACCCGCCGGTAGGGCGGACTCCGGCGTCGCCGCCCGGTGTGCGATGATGCGAACGGGCCCGGTGCCCAGCGCTCCCGGTCCGCCCCCACCGGTCCGTTCACCGAAGGAGTCGTCCGTGCCGTCGCCGCTCGCTGCCCAGCAGGCCAAGCTCATCGCCGCCCAGCTGTTCTCCGGGGCCGGCATCGCCTCCGGGTACGCGGTGGGAGGTCTCCTCGCCGAGCAGATCACCGGGCGGACCGCGATGGCCGGCTTCGCGCAGATGAGCGTGATCTTCGGCGCCGGCGTCGTCGCCTACCCGCTCGCCGCGCTCGCCGCCCGTGCCGGACGGCGGACCGCGCTCACCCTGGGCTTCGGCATCGGCACCCTCGGCGCGCTCGTCGTCCTCCTCGGCGTCGCCCTGAGTTTCCTGCCGCTCTTCATGCTCGGGATGATGATGTGCGGGTCCTCCACCGCCGCCGGCCTCCAGGCGCGCTACGCCGCCGTCGATTTCGCCGACCCGCGGTCCACCGGTCGCGCGATGTCGCTCGTCGTCTGGGCGACGACGGTCGGCTCCGTGCTCGGTCCGAACTTCACCGCGCCCGGTGCCCGGCTGGGCGAGGCGCTCGGCATGGATCCGCTCGCCGGCCCCTACCTCATCTCGATGCTCGCCTTCGCGATCGCGGCCTTCTCCGCCTCGACGCTCGCCCGGGGGGTGAGCACCTCCGGCGCCCCGGCCTCGGATGCTCCCGTCGGCGACGACTCCGCCGACGGCGCCCCCACCGCGGCCGCGCCGTCGGCCGCCGCTGCCGGTCGCCTCGGGCTCGGCGAGGCGCTGCGGTACGCGCTCGCCCGTCCGGTGCCGGCGTTCGCGATCGTCACGATCATCACCGGGCAGATGATGATGACGAATGTCATGGTGATGACGCCGGTGCACATGGACCATCAGGGCTTCAGCCTCGGCGCGGTCGGCATCGTCGTGAGCATCCACATCGCCGGCATGTACGCGCTGTCCCCGCTGTTCGGCTGGATGTCCGACCGCTGGGGTCCGGGATCGGTCATCGGAGCGGGCACCGTCGTGTTCGCAGTGACGATCGTCCTCGGCGTCGTCGATGCGCTCGCCGAGCGCTCCTCGATGCCGCTGCTGAGCACCGCGCTCCTGCTCCTCGGCGTGGGCTGGTCGATGTACCTCATCGGCGGCTCCGCGCTCCTCACCCGCGCGGTGCCGCCGGAGGCGAAGGTCACCCTCCAGGGGGTGTCCGACTCCGCGATGAACCTCGGCGGGGCGCTCATGGCGGCGACGGCCGGCACCGTGCTCGGGCTCGGCGGGTTCCTGTGGATCAACCTCATGGCGACCTTCGTCCTCGCCATCTCCGTCGTGTTCGGCATCCGTGCGATCCCTCACCTCCGCCGAGGTGCCGCCGAGGCCTGAGCCGGCGGGGCCGGGATGCCTGAGCCGACGGTGCCGGGCGGGTCCCCGGGGCGCGAGCGTCGCCCCGCTCGGATCGCTGCTCCGTCCGGTGCGCGGACGCTCCGGATCACGTGCGCCGCACCGGTCTACAGTGGCCCCATGACACACCACTGGGCTCCCGAGACCGTCGTCGTCGAGACCGGCCGGCCGCCGCGTGAGCACGATGCCGCTCTCAATCCGCCGATCACGCTCACCTCGACTTTCATCGGCACCGCCGGCATCGAGCAGGGCGGCCGCCAGTACGGCCGCTACGGCAATCCGACGTGGGAGCCCTTCGAGCAGGCGCTCGCGGAGCTCGAAGGCGCGGCGCTCCCCGGACTCGTGTTCGCCTCGGGCCTCGCCGCCGTCACCGCCGCGCTCACCCTGGTGGAGCCCGGCGGCACGGTGATCATGCCCCGCCACTGCTACCTCGGAGCCCTGT
This window harbors:
- a CDS encoding GNAT family N-acetyltransferase gives rise to the protein MSQDARTIEIDGETFELRHSTEASEFAAWHGDTRVSLAAYRDRGEQRLFPHTETLPAWGGRGLAGAVVRYALDSTVAEGLTIVPACSFVADFVREHDDWDEHIARR
- a CDS encoding ornithine cyclodeaminase family protein, whose translation is MRILDENTVTAALDYAGAIEALRTALTSDFDPADDATRLSAPLSRGEFLFMPAEIGAYAAVKVLTVTPDNPAAGHPRIQGSCLLLDSRTHCTLAILDGPAITNLRTPAVSLAGVSDALTARFPDGVRMTVFGAGVQGLLHVHAARAVVPVKEATVVVRSAGRGADFLRGLAALGIPGTEVVGADDSGADSADLTAALAASDLVVTATSAAEPLFDDAAIRDDAVVIAMGSHSPEARELPAALLGRSTVIVESRHTALDECGDVVLAIADGALTIEDTVTFKEVVTSGGAVLAGDRPVVFKTSGMSWEDLVVSTAVYEKAS
- a CDS encoding GNAT family N-acetyltransferase, which gives rise to MTGLVPQVAGAADVDDLVALIESAYRGDASRAGWTTEADLLDGQRTDADMVAEMMALPGSVVLLLRDEAGAALATVNLRDLAGGTVYFGSFAVSPRGQGRGVGSALMDAAEAFARDRFAAERMRMTVIDQRAELIAFYERRGYVRTGEREPFPYGDVRFGEPRTDDLEFVVLVKEFDPQAV
- a CDS encoding SLC13 family permease — protein: MLAQIAAIVIFIALFALGAIRGVHIGVLMVAGAAGTALLLTDLPMDEVVAGFPLSIMVLLVGVTYFFAIAQTNGTVDRIIDAALSRIGSKAALIPVVFFVLTSGIAAMGAPLAGLVMMPVGMQVARRYGVDYALMGLSICFGIGAGGFAPTSLYGIVTYGTAHDAGIGLNPLLLFGITVLVYLILLLAAYAMFGRGFFSRRGRGNGSADRLDVPDLAPISGPPGNHPFERETALRRGSASTAGIAFGEGDEDDAAFDAAHADDHDAPLPPFTPIQILTVICMIGLIAAVVAIAAFGLEPDIGLLCFAFAALLTVVDPGTGKNAVGKIDWSTVLLVGGIIMFVGVLETMGAVDLLGEGAKAIGSPIIAALVLCAVGGLVSAFASTTGILAALVPLALPLVADGSLPGWALITALGICSAVVDVSPFSTLGATVVATAPGEDKERLTRILLRFGLSMVVVGPVLLVGGLVVPAMLF
- a CDS encoding MFS transporter, which encodes MPSPLAAQQAKLIAAQLFSGAGIASGYAVGGLLAEQITGRTAMAGFAQMSVIFGAGVVAYPLAALAARAGRRTALTLGFGIGTLGALVVLLGVALSFLPLFMLGMMMCGSSTAAGLQARYAAVDFADPRSTGRAMSLVVWATTVGSVLGPNFTAPGARLGEALGMDPLAGPYLISMLAFAIAAFSASTLARGVSTSGAPASDAPVGDDSADGAPTAAAPSAAAAGRLGLGEALRYALARPVPAFAIVTIITGQMMMTNVMVMTPVHMDHQGFSLGAVGIVVSIHIAGMYALSPLFGWMSDRWGPGSVIGAGTVVFAVTIVLGVVDALAERSSMPLLSTALLLLGVGWSMYLIGGSALLTRAVPPEAKVTLQGVSDSAMNLGGALMAATAGTVLGLGGFLWINLMATFVLAISVVFGIRAIPHLRRGAAEA